Genomic DNA from Mesorhizobium sp. 131-2-1:
CGTCCAAACCGCTGCTGATCATCGCCGAGGATGTCGAGGGCGAAGCGTTGGCGACGCTGGTCGTCAACAAGCTGCGCGGCGGCCTCAAAGTCGCCGCCGTCAAGGCGCCGGGCTTCGGCGACCGCCGCAAGGCGATGCTGGAAGACATCGCCATCCTCACTGGCGGCACCGCGATCTCGGAAGATCTTGGCATCAAGCTTGAGAATGTCACGCTCAACATGTTGGGCCGCGCCAAGAAGGTGGTGATCGAGAAGGAGAACACCACCATCGTCGACGGCGCCGGCTCGAAGAGCGAGATTCAGGGTCGCGTCAGCCAGATCAAGGCGCAGATCCAGGAGACGACCTCCGACTACGACAAGGAAAAGCTGCAGGAGCGGCTGGCCAAGCTCGCCGGCGGTGTCGCCGTCATTCGCGTCGGCGGCTCGACCGAGGTCGAGGTCAAGGAACGCAAGGACCGCGTCGACGATGCCATGCACGCGACGCGCGCTGCGGTCGAGGAAGGCGTGTTGCCAGGTGGTGGCGTAGCACTTCTGCGTGCAGCCAAGGCACTGGACAGCGTGCAGGCCGAAAATGAGGACCATAATCACGGTATCGAGATCGTGCGCCGCGCAATCGAGGCGCCCGTGCGCCAGATCGCCGAAAACGCCGGCGCGGAAGGCTCGATCATCGTCGGCAAGCTGCGCGAGAAGCCGGAGTTCGGCTACGGCTGGAACGCACAGACCAACGCGTTTGGCGACCTCTACCAGGAAGGCGTCATTGACCCGGTGAAGGTGGTGCGGACCGCGCTCCAGGATGCGGCATCGGTTGCCGGCCTGCTGGTAACGACGGAAGCGATGGTTGCCGAGAAGCCGAAGAAGGAACCCGCAGTTCCGGCAATGCCGGGTGGCGGCATGGACTTTTGAGGAAACGCAGCAGTGTCCGCGCCCGATGGGCGCGGACACCCTGACAAATGGGTAGAGCCATGAACGTGATGAACTTAACCGTGATCCCGCCGCCGTCGCGCGCGGACACCGATCTGAACTACGAAGCGGACCTGAAGGTTGCGCTTGACCCGATACTGGTCGAGTTGCTCGACAGAGCGGAGGCTGCGGGTTGGGATCGGCGCAAGGCAGCATACACGGTGATGTTTCTGGCGGCGCGGAATCTTACCGACGGCAAAGGCCCTCCTGGAAACGGGAGTTCGGCAGGCTAAGGCGCGGTGTACGCCAACCTTTTGCGCGACGGGCGGTGGGAAGGCTGCCGATCGATTGAACTAAACACGTGAAACGGAGGAAAACATGGAACACAATCAGTTTCAGCATCCCGCAAGGGTGCTGGTGGGTCTTGGGTTTCCGACCGACATTCAAAGTGTACAGGACGCCTTCGTCCTGCTGGATGAATGGTCGCCATCGAAGCGAAACGCTGCTCATGGGATCGCGCTCAATGCCTGTCGGGCAGCCCTCGCCGGCGAGGTGGATGCCGAAACCGCTCGCAGCACTTTTGTTGCCTTCGCCCGTCGCATGGATTTGCTTGTGCCGGCCGCAGGAGACATCGTTGCGGCCAAGGCAGTTGGCACCTTCGGATTCGCTTCAGGAGGCCACTACAACAAATCGATGTAATCGATCTGTCGGAATGGAGAAAACCATGAGGGATGTTCGATTTCCCGAACCAGTGAGACTGCGCGTGAAGCCCGCAAGGGAGCGCATCGTTGCCAGTTCCTGGGAAGCGCTCGAGTGCCTTCACGACCAATGGCCAATAGGGGCTAGAGGTCCAAGCTATCGAGCAGCCTGCCGCGCTTGTCGCGATTCTTTAGACGGTTGGCGGCCTCCTCAAAAAGCAAGAAGGGCATTCTTAAAAGCAGCCCGTCGTGCAGGTTTGGTCCAGGCCTCATAGTGAACTCAGCACCGAGGCAAGTCTTGCTTTGTAACGGACGCAATCTGGCGGGAGTCTAGATTGGCCTGCAGCGAAAATCCAAACCCGCATATCGCGCCGATGGCAAGCTTAGCGCTCGCCATTATCAAACGGCTACCGGTTGGCGAGGAAGATCGCCTCCTCCTCGTCTCGCTGCCTACCACCTAATGCGGCTGCCACGCTGGCGATGAAGGCGCCCACGACCAACGACAGCGCGCCAAGCAAGGCAAAGGTTGCACTGGCCTTCCTGGCGGTGTCGGCAGCCTGCTGGGCCTTGACTTTGGCGTCCTTTAGTTTGGCGATCAGGGTATCGAGGCGTGCCTTGGCATCCGCTTGAGAAAGCCCTGTGCGAGCGGCGACAAGCTGCGTCAGATACGTACTGTCATCAGCCGCTACTTCGCCGCCGTTCGCCGCGCTGGCAAGCAGGATGCGCGAAGCCTGCGCGGTTGCCGCCGCATCGTTCTGCGGATCAACGGCAGCAAGCTTGGCCGGGTCGGCAGGACGAAAAAGCGTGTCGACGTAGTAGGAAATAGTGTCGAATGCTGCACCCTTGGTCGCGGCACCAGCCGAGGCCCCGATTGCAGTTCCTGCGGCTACCGTCGAAGCTGCCTGCACTCCAGAACCCAAGGCCGCGGAAAGCGCTGACCCGAGGACGCCCACGACAAGAAGAGTGGCGAGCGCCCAAGCCAGGAAACCGTGTGCCGTGTCACGGAAGTAAGTTTCATCGGTGTGAACCCCCACCCATTTGGTGCGGAGTCGACCGGTGAGATATCCTCCCACGCCGGAAGAAAGCCATTGCACGACCACCAACCAAGCGGCGGTAGACACCGCGAATGTAGTGACAGACGCGCCGGCACCGGACCACGGCGAAACCATGCTGAGGCCAAGCCCGGAGCCCAGCAACATCAGGATGAATGTAAGCGAAGAAGCCGCGAACGCGCCCGCGATGATTGGCCCCCAGTTCACTGCTGAAGACGAAGATTCAGTCGGTGCAGAGTCCTCGGAAGTCATAAGTGTTGCCTGCATGCCAGCCCCCTACCGCGCAAACAGCATGATGAGAATGATTATCGGAATTGGGATACCGAGTAGCCAGAGCAAGATACCGCGACCCATGGAAGGCTCCTGTGCATTAGCATTAACTAACTAACAATGTGGCTGGGGCTGTTCTGTTCCGTTGGGCTTTGAGCACCGCGTCTTAGATCTGGCCCCTCAGCCATACCGTAACGAACGCCACGTTTGAGGCGACAACAGAGTTGTGTCGCTGCAACTAGATTTCAAAATGTGCATTTGGGTGGATGCTGTTCGTGCTGTGGAGCCAGCCCGCGATCACGGCTATGAGAATTGTCCGAATTCGAGGCTACTCAAACCACCCCGACCAGAGACGTCCACGTACTTCAGGACTGATGTTTGAAATCGGCAGGAAGGCGACGCCGTGCGGGCTCATTCCTTCTCCTTTTTTAGGACGCGCGCTTCCCTCAGGATCGAAGGGCGATCCAGACCCACCATTGAGATGATGTCGCGAATTTGGGTCTCGGAGACGCCGGTTTCCGACGCCAAAGCTCGAACCTGCTCCGGCGTCGGCTTGGGCCGCTTCGCTTCTTCAGCCATCGAACATATGCTCCTCGGACTCAATGTCCTCGGAATGTGGTTGTTCCACGCTCTGAAATGGTGAAAGCGGATGCGGCGCAGGGCCGTCACGCAGATCCTATTCGCCGCACAGATACTCTATACGACCAAACAGGGCCGGATGGCTCCATTGGCTCGCCGCCGCGCGCTCCTGCACGCGCCTCCAGAGCTGATCCCGCATCTCGCGGTCTACGGGGACGAGGGGGTCCGCACAACGGCCCGTGCCGCGTTCGGCCACATACCCCATTCACAGCGTGCGAAATTGTGCGCTCTCATATTATCCATTGGAGCGCCAGGCCGACCACTGACAAAGCCATCGCGATGGTAGCTAGCCATCCGAGAATCCGTAGCCACCCCTGCACAGGAAATTCGCCCATAATTTCGGAGCGCCCGGTCATCAGCATCATGACGACCATCACCGGGATCGCGCATACACCGTTGATGACAGCACTCCAATAAAGTGCCTTGATTGGATCGATCGGCGTGAACATGATGCCCATGCCGAGCACGGCCGCGGCACCCAAGGTGGCATAAAACGCCATCGCATCCTTGGGTTTGCGTTCCAGCCCTACCGGCCAACGGCACGCTTCGCCCACGGCGAACGCAGCCGAACCGGCGAGAACAGGCACCGCGAGCAGACCGGTGCCGATGATACCCATCGCGAAGACCATAAATGCGAACTTACCTGCAACCGGCTCGAGGGCTTTGGCCGCGTCAGTGGAGGAATTGATTTCGGTCACTCCCGCCTTGTGCAGAGTGGCAGCGGTTGTCACGATGATCGCAATCGCTATCAGGTTTGAAAATGCCATACCGACCACGGTATCGGCCCGAATACGCCGGAAGGCGGAAGATGCTTGCCATGGAGCCCATTTTAACGGCTTGGCTTTCGGGTCCACCTTCTCCTCCTCCACCTCCTGCGACGATTGCCAGAAGAACAGATACGGAGAAATCGTGGTGCCAAGAATAGCCACGAGGGTTGTGAGATAAGCGCCGTTCCATTCCAGACGCGGGACGACAAGGCCTTTCAGCGCCTCGTGCCAGGGCACGTGCGCCATGAAGGCAGCCGCGACGTAGGCAAAGAGGCTGAGAGTCGTCCATTTCAGGACGGTGACATATCGGCTGTAGTCGAGAAAGACGATTGCTCCGACACATGCCATACCGAACCCGACCACGTAGAGCGAACTGGGGCCGCCCACCAGCAATCGGAGCGCTTCAGCCATCGCGCTGAGGTCTGCGCCAATGTTAATGGTATTGGCAACGAACAGCGACACGACCACAAAATTCATCAGCGCCGCTGGATAGTGTCGTGATAGGTTTCCAGAGATGCCTCGACCTGTCGTCCGCCCAATCCGCGCTGCAATCTCCTGGATCGCGGCCATGAGCGGAAAAGTGAATATCATTGTCCAGCCGACATCGAACCCCAGTTGAGCTCCCGCCTGGCTGTATGTACCAATACCCGAAGGATCGTCGTCTGAAGCGCCCGTGATAAAACCCGGCCCGATCGTCCGCAGAAATCGCTGGAATGGTCCCGCCATGTAAACCCCAGTCAACGGTCGCGGCTTTTGCCTTGCTTAGCGTGAAGTAGCCTTGCCTCCCTTTTCACCGCCCCTTCGCGCCGCCGGATGGCCGGTCCGCTTCCCGCGGCCCGACCCTCCGGGATTCTTGCCGCCGCCGTCGTCTTTGTTGACGGTCGCCCAGGCACGACGTTCCGCTTCTTTCTCTGAGACACCCTTTTTCTCATATCCCTCGGCGATATGATCTGCCTTGCGCTCCTGCTTGTCCGTGTATTTCAATTTTTCACCGCGTGGCATCGGATCTTCTCCTCTTTCCTTCGCGTTTCAACGGGACGAAACCCAACATGTTCCAGCGGGCAAAAGCTGGCTGGCAATCTGGAGGCCAGGTGGACTCAGCCGAGCAGTTTTCTCAGCTCGAGACCATTGCCCAGCAATAGCCGCGAAGGCGCTGGGCATAATCTGCAAAACTTTGCGGCCCCGTCGAAATAGGGCACACGCATCGCCTCGATGGCACGGCAGATCAGCGATAAGCTGCTGTTTGGGATGGAACATTAGCCTCCGCCATTGGTTAATTTTACGAGCGCAAGACGAACCTGCGCGCGTTCCAAACCTTGAGAGGTCGGTCATGTTTTACAAACTCCTTGCTACCACCGCACTTGCCACGCTGCTTGCAACGGGGGCCTATCCGGGCAACGTGGTCTCTCCCGCAACCGCTGCCCAAGCTGCCACCGCCACTCAGGCTGTGCCTGATGGCAACCTGGTTTCAAAGATCATGGGTGTGGCCGTCTACAACGGCACCGGCGACAACGCCGAAAACATCGGCGAAGTAAATGACATCGTTCTGTCGAAGGATGGGGCGGCCGAGTCACTGGTTATCGGGGTCGGCGGCTTTCTCGGCATAGGTGAAAAGAATATCGCTTACGACTTCAACAAGGCCCAGTGGGCCGAGAAGGATGGCAAGCGGTGGTTGGTCATCAATGCGACCAAGGACGAACTGAAAGCCCTGCCTGAGTTCGATACGAAGGCCTACGACGCCACAGTTTCGACCGCGTCGACAAAGCCGACGCCGCCCGCTGCCACGGCACCGATGGATTCCACCGCTGCGGTCGACAAGACGACACTCACTGAAATGCCTATCGACAAAATTCGTGCCGAGGAGCTGATTGGCACCACTGTCTATGGCGCTGACGATGCGAATGTAGGCAAGATTGGCGACGTGGTTCTGACCGGCGACAAAAAGATTGATGCCGTGATTATCGACGTCGGCGGCTTCCTCGGCGTTGGCGCCAAAGAGGTGGCGGTCGGCTTTGAAAAGCTGAAGTTCATGACCGACAAGAACGGCAACAAGTATCTCTACACCAACTTCACCAAAGACCAGCTCACCGCGCAGGCCGCCTACGACAAGGGCACCTATGCCCAGATGAGAGAAAAGCAGCGCCTGGTCATCAAATAGGTTTGCGATATGAGTTCGCGAGCTCTCGATAAGTCGCGGGTTCGCGTGCCCATCGCAAATGATTGGAGAAATGGCTTAGAAGGCGACTTGCCACCGAGAATGAACAGGACGGGGGCACCTCTGCAGGAGAGGGCGAGGGACTTCGCCCTCTCATGTTCTGCATAGCAGCATCCGCCGAGCCTCGCACTGCCCGGCAAGCAATCGCCGGATCAGAACTTCGGAAGAAAACTAGCCGGGGTGAGCGATGGCCTATCACCCGAATTGACGACCAGCAACCTGAGGAAATCGAAGCCTCGCGTTCGCAAACACTAGGGAGATTGACGTGCGGCCTTCCGGTCTCGTGGCGTTGTTGGCACGCGGGAAACCGCTCGGGTTCGATCGAAGGTTCGCACGATGCTGAAGTGTCTGAGCTATGTGGCCGTTGCGGCGATCGCTGTTTTGCTCACGTTGCTTGCCATAAACCTGAGCCCCGAACCACGCGTTTTGCGAACCATTGTGCCTCACCGTTTCGACGCGTCAGACCCCCAATTTGCCACGAGTATGAGCGGGTATTCGCAAGGCCAGGTTTCGAATTCGAATGCGGTGCAAACCCTGGTCAACGGAGATGAGATCTTTCCTTCGATGTTGCAGGCGATCGCTGCGGCCAGGTCCACCATTGATATGGAGACCTATATCTATTGGTCGGGTGCCATCGGCTACGAGTTCGCGACAGCTTTGGCTGCTAAGGCCAGAGAGGGTGTTGAAGTCCGAGTGCTCGTTGACTGGGTCGGAAGCCTTCCATTCGATGAAGAGCTGATCCACATCATGACAACAGCCGGCGTGGCGTTCGAGCGTTATCGGCCCGTCTATTGGTATACGCTGGACCGTGTAAACAATCGGACGCATCGCAAATTGCTCATTGTCGATGGGCGCGTCGCTTTTACCGGGGGCGTCGGCATTGCAGACAACTGGCGTGGAAACGCCCGCACCCCCAATGAGTGGCGTGATACGCACTACCGGGTAGAAGGAGCAGTGGTCTCTGGTTTTCAGGCAGCGTTCGCTGAAAATTGGCTAGAGACAACCGGCGAGACCTTGCAGGGTGAGAAATTCTACCCTCCCCTCCAACCCGCGGGTGAACTTAGCGCTCAGTTGATACTGTCATCGCAGCCGAATGGTTCGGAGAACATGCAACTGATGATGTTGGCGGCCATTGCTGCCGCCAAAGATCACTTGCGTATCGGAATGGCCTATTTCGTGCCGGACGACATCGCCCTTCAGCAGATTTTGGATGCCAGGAGGCGAGGGGTATCGGTCGAAGTTATCGTGCCCAATTCGCTAACGGATGTGCCACTGGCTCGAAAGAGCTCGCGCTACTTCTGGGGCGACTTGCTCCGAGCGGGTGTGCGGATCTTCGAGTTTCAGCCTACCATGTATCATCCCAAGCTTTTAATAGTTGACGACGTCTGGACGAGCTTTGGTTCTGCCAACCTGGACGAGCGCTCCTTACGGCTAAATGACGAAGCCACGCTGAATGTCTACGGAAAGGATTTCGCAAGGACGCAAATCGACTTGTTCAACCAAGATCTTCAGCGATCAAGGCAGGTCAGGATGGACGAGTGGGAAGCGCGGCCCTTGCCAGAAAAAATCACGGACTGGCTTGCCAGTCGGCTACGCTCTCAACTTTGAGGGATGTCGTGATCCTGACCACTGCGCATCCCCTCTGAGCGGCCAGATAGAACATGGCCGGATGGGGAAACTCGTCGCCCCATCCGCCAACATCGGCTTGGTAGCCGCTCTTGAAGGCGGTGCGCGATTGTTTCAGTCCTACCGGGCTTCAGGTCGATCTCGGTTTGGTTAGAGACCGACGCACCTGCCCCAAATGCAGCCGGCGTTTTGGGCGGATTTCGGCGGCACTGTCGACGGCACACACGGGGCAGATCCTCTGCGAAGCCTGTGAAACCTTCCCCACATTCGGCGGTTAACTCGGACCTGAAAGGTGAGCCCACGCCGACGACGAGATGAAACGGGGGCAGCGCCCATGCGACCGAAGAACCCGACGAACTCTTGCGCCGGTGTGGACACGATTGGCGTAAGAAGATGAAGCCGCCAAATCCTACAAAGACGAAAACTAAGCCCCCCATTTGTCCAGGTGACAGTCTCGTTCAAGGTGGCTGAGTTCCCATGACCCGCATCGCGACCTACAACGTCAATGGCGTCAACGGCCGGCTACCCGTACTCCTGAAGTGGCTGGGCCAAACCGAATACGACATCGTGTGCCTTCAGGAGTTGAAAACGTCGGACGAGAGATTTCCTGCGGATGCTATCGGAAAGGCCGGTTACGGCGCGATCTGGCACGGCCAAAAGTCTTACAACGGTGTGGCAATCCTTGCCCGAGGAAAGGAGCCGCTGGAACGTCGACGCGGCCTGCCTGGGGATCCTGACGATACTCACAGCCGCTATATCGAGGCCGAGGTGGATGGGCTAGTCGTTGGCTGCCTCTATTTGCCCAACGGCAACCCAGCGCCCGGTCCAAAGTTCGACTATAAGCTCAGGTGGTTCAACCGTCTGGCTAGCTATGCCCGGCTGTTGCTCAAAGATGACATCACGTGCGTTCTCTGCGGCGACTACAATGTCGTCCCCACGGCGATCGATGCGGCGGTGCCGAGACGATGGCTAGGCGACGCCGTCTACTTTCCGGAAAGTCGGCAGGCCTACGCCAA
This window encodes:
- the groL gene encoding chaperonin GroEL (60 kDa chaperone family; promotes refolding of misfolded polypeptides especially under stressful conditions; forms two stacked rings of heptamers to form a barrel-shaped 14mer; ends can be capped by GroES; misfolded proteins enter the barrel where they are refolded when GroES binds), with product MAAKEVKFHTEAREKMLRGVDILANAVKVTLGPKGRNVVIDKSFGAPRITKDGVTVAKEIELEDKFENMGAQMVREVASKTSDLAGDGTTTATVLAQAIVREGAKAVASGMNPMDLKRGIDKAVEAVVAELKTNARKVTKNDEIAQVGTISANGDAEIGRFLAEAMQKVGNEGVITVEEAKTAETELEVVEGMQFDRGYLSPYFITNQDKMRVELEEPYVLIHEKKLSNLQALLPVLEAVVQSSKPLLIIAEDVEGEALATLVVNKLRGGLKVAAVKAPGFGDRRKAMLEDIAILTGGTAISEDLGIKLENVTLNMLGRAKKVVIEKENTTIVDGAGSKSEIQGRVSQIKAQIQETTSDYDKEKLQERLAKLAGGVAVIRVGGSTEVEVKERKDRVDDAMHATRAAVEEGVLPGGGVALLRAAKALDSVQAENEDHNHGIEIVRRAIEAPVRQIAENAGAEGSIIVGKLREKPEFGYGWNAQTNAFGDLYQEGVIDPVKVVRTALQDAASVAGLLVTTEAMVAEKPKKEPAVPAMPGGGMDF
- a CDS encoding DUF982 domain-containing protein; translated protein: MEHNQFQHPARVLVGLGFPTDIQSVQDAFVLLDEWSPSKRNAAHGIALNACRAALAGEVDAETARSTFVAFARRMDLLVPAAGDIVAAKAVGTFGFASGGHYNKSM
- a CDS encoding DUF982 domain-containing protein; this encodes MRDVRFPEPVRLRVKPARERIVASSWEALECLHDQWPIGARGPSYRAACRACRDSLDGWRPPQKARRAFLKAARRAGLVQAS
- a CDS encoding NRAMP family divalent metal transporter, whose product is MAGPFQRFLRTIGPGFITGASDDDPSGIGTYSQAGAQLGFDVGWTMIFTFPLMAAIQEIAARIGRTTGRGISGNLSRHYPAALMNFVVVSLFVANTINIGADLSAMAEALRLLVGGPSSLYVVGFGMACVGAIVFLDYSRYVTVLKWTTLSLFAYVAAAFMAHVPWHEALKGLVVPRLEWNGAYLTTLVAILGTTISPYLFFWQSSQEVEEEKVDPKAKPLKWAPWQASSAFRRIRADTVVGMAFSNLIAIAIIVTTAATLHKAGVTEINSSTDAAKALEPVAGKFAFMVFAMGIIGTGLLAVPVLAGSAAFAVGEACRWPVGLERKPKDAMAFYATLGAAAVLGMGIMFTPIDPIKALYWSAVINGVCAIPVMVVMMLMTGRSEIMGEFPVQGWLRILGWLATIAMALSVVGLALQWII
- a CDS encoding PRC-barrel domain-containing protein, producing the protein MFYKLLATTALATLLATGAYPGNVVSPATAAQAATATQAVPDGNLVSKIMGVAVYNGTGDNAENIGEVNDIVLSKDGAAESLVIGVGGFLGIGEKNIAYDFNKAQWAEKDGKRWLVINATKDELKALPEFDTKAYDATVSTASTKPTPPAATAPMDSTAAVDKTTLTEMPIDKIRAEELIGTTVYGADDANVGKIGDVVLTGDKKIDAVIIDVGGFLGVGAKEVAVGFEKLKFMTDKNGNKYLYTNFTKDQLTAQAAYDKGTYAQMREKQRLVIK
- a CDS encoding phospholipase D-like domain-containing protein, translated to MLKCLSYVAVAAIAVLLTLLAINLSPEPRVLRTIVPHRFDASDPQFATSMSGYSQGQVSNSNAVQTLVNGDEIFPSMLQAIAAARSTIDMETYIYWSGAIGYEFATALAAKAREGVEVRVLVDWVGSLPFDEELIHIMTTAGVAFERYRPVYWYTLDRVNNRTHRKLLIVDGRVAFTGGVGIADNWRGNARTPNEWRDTHYRVEGAVVSGFQAAFAENWLETTGETLQGEKFYPPLQPAGELSAQLILSSQPNGSENMQLMMLAAIAAAKDHLRIGMAYFVPDDIALQQILDARRRGVSVEVIVPNSLTDVPLARKSSRYFWGDLLRAGVRIFEFQPTMYHPKLLIVDDVWTSFGSANLDERSLRLNDEATLNVYGKDFARTQIDLFNQDLQRSRQVRMDEWEARPLPEKITDWLASRLRSQL
- a CDS encoding exodeoxyribonuclease III, with protein sequence MTRIATYNVNGVNGRLPVLLKWLGQTEYDIVCLQELKTSDERFPADAIGKAGYGAIWHGQKSYNGVAILARGKEPLERRRGLPGDPDDTHSRYIEAEVDGLVVGCLYLPNGNPAPGPKFDYKLRWFNRLASYARLLLKDDITCVLCGDYNVVPTAIDAAVPRRWLGDAVYFPESRQAYANMLENGWLDSIRRIHPEKGCGFRDHRAHRSDLIARGIPK